The Chroicocephalus ridibundus chromosome 3, bChrRid1.1, whole genome shotgun sequence genome includes the window GAAATAGGTTATAGCTGTTTTGTAGACCTTCCCAGAGTGATAACTCCGTTAGCTTTCCGCCTCACAGCAATTGGCTAATGTGGGCAGGAGTGTTTTCCTGCCCATGGTGTGGTTACAGCTTGTGAAAATGTTCCAAAATTAATCTCGAGCAGGTACTGGTATTAGGGTGGCTTTATCTTTGCAGGTTTCAGCACAGGCTGTTTTCCTGTACGCGCATGGGCGGTCCATTAGATCTAAAAGTTGCATTCTGTGTTTCCCAGCCGCTGGAAGGAAAGCTGTTGTAGCTGGCTCTGGATTTCTTTGTCGTTTCATTCTTAGCATGTTTCTAACGTGTCATGATGCAATACACAGGCTGTGTACTGTGTTCTCTCAGGCATGTTTACAATATTTTTGGTATCTGCTAGTTCGGTCCCTAGAGATGACTATGAAAAACCGAAGGTGAAGAAATGAAATGTGCTTTGCGTTCTTATGCTGTGGCCCCATATATATCACAAGGGGAAAGACAGTGCTGCCTTCTATATTAGATATGAAAAATGGAAGTCtactttttcaaaggaaaaacaaatcctgCTGCCTCTATGTTTTGAACATAAGCCTGCaacaagtttttttaaaaaacccaaactctcaGGAAAATCAAGAGGCGTAATGTGTGCTCATCAATTAAAAAGTGAACTAGGCTGCTAACCATTCACGTTGAACTTTCAACTTTTTTTCATAGCTGTTTTGTTAACTTGTTGGAACAGTTCTctttgaggaggggaaaaaaaataaaccttcctGACTGTTGTCTGCACTGTACATACCTTTATACACATACCTATTCATTTGTCTTGTAGGGTAATAAATCAGTAGGCATAAATGGGAAGTGAAGTGGGATCCTTGGGTTGAGGCTCTGCCACTTCACTGAGGATcatattaattattttcagattatgACCCTTTATACGGTTTTGGCATCATGGTGAACCTgtcttttattattactttacaGCCATTTTgtgcagtttctttttcctgtcagGCCACCCAGTGATGCTGGTTTTCCAGCAAAACCTCCTCAGTGTAGGAGATCTAAATATGATGATATGTTTAAttagctcatttttttttaaaaaaataattctaagtgATGCTTAAGTTGGATATTGATGTTCTGCAGACCTCAAGCTTCTCCTGTTTCATCAGAAGAGGCAGATGggcctccaaaaaaaaccaaaccaaaccccacaagAGAATAATCCCTAATTTCTTGCAGATACCTTCCATAACATCTATCACAAAGAAGGAGGCGTGCTATACATTCCCAGTAGAAATAACGTTTTCCTTGCACTTTTCGTCTGCTCCCCATTTGCTACGCTTTCCAACATCTCGGTTTGTTCCACGCGAAGCTCTGCTACTCGGGTTGTCAGCAGCTGGGTCCTTTGCCCAGATTGTTCAGTGAAAGTAGGGTTTTATACCCTTGAAAGTAATTGTtgtagcagaaatattttctgtcatcttccaGCTCTGGCTTAGCACAACTATTTTGTATGCAAGAATTCATAGGCATGCTCAGTTTCTTTGATTCtcattttttctccccatttacatagaaaatgtaaatttaaccccttccccaccccccttcagcaGCTAACTTGTGTGTTGTTCATTTTGTGCGTGTGCATGCAAAGGTAAATTATTTGGCGTTTCTTTTTTGCCTTGGGCATCCACAGTATTCCTTAATATTTTGAACTACTTGAATCAGCCTAGATGAAAAGCCCTTATTCCACTCTTAAGGAAGAAGTATTCACGAGACAAGAgtgtcttccttctctttctgcttaCTTTGTATATCAAAGTATGTTTCATAAACTTTTCTCAGCGACACCAGACAGGACATTACAGTGCAAGTGGTAAAATGTGGTTGCAAAACGCATCGGTCTAACCAATGGACAAGGCTGGTGAATACATCAGCTGTGATTTATTTCACTGTAAATTATCCTGCTGATTTAATGCTGAATTGGCCCCTGTGATACCTGTTGTGTTAAAAAGCTTCTTGCAGATTTTTGGAGGAAGGCTCCAATTCATTACTTAGGGAATCCGATATTCATGTAACTTGCAGAGTTATTTTAAGTCCAGATGTGCTCCTGTTGTTTGTATAACAGTGTTCTAGGTCCTTGAATTTGTTCCATCTCCTGCCTTTGTCCTGATTAGGTGTTTGTTACGTTTTGTTTCAATTCTTCAAGGGCAAAGGCTTTTAATAAACTTTCAAAAAGTTCTAAGCAAGCTGTGAGTCTGGATGTCGTCTTCTGAAGTGGTTGAGCTTAAAGGAGTCTTAACTGGTCAGCTTTGGGCTCCATAACAAAATTTAGCAAACAATTTACAAAATGTTATTCTCTTTTCTATAAAGAAATGCCAAGCCATGTGTCTTTGGCTGAGTAAGAAAGACCAGTATTCAGTGGAAAGGGCATAGAACCATTTCTCCTGGTTTAGCCTCAAAAATTGTAGAAAACGAAGTTCCTAAtgcttttttccaccccccccttgtgcttttatttcagcCAAGACAACACCCATTTATACTGCCTCCTATGCATGTCCAGTGTGGAGAACACTACACTGAAACACATAATTCACAAGGTATCTAGAgtgtatatttttcctttaatggaCTTCAATGTTATATGTATGCAAAGAAGCTCCTACCCCTTACGTCTAGATTTCTAATGCTGTCATGGTCAAATGGGAGTTGCTGCTGGAAGAGAGCTAGCAGTTTTATAGTTAATGTTGCAGTAAGTCTTCTGTTTAAAGTccaatttcagttttcaaatttctgtaaaatgtctGTGCATGACTATATGGACCTTAAATTTGGTATTCCAGTTCAGtgagctgaaaaaataatttctgaaggaagTATGATGGCTGTACTCAAAGGCATTGCCAGCTGGGGCCAGGGGGAGAAATGaagtgaaggaaaaggagacagtAAATACCTTTTACTGTAGGAGAAATCATAGCGTCCTGGTCACAAAACTGTATATTTAGAGAatcttttctgctgatttttcatCAACATCTGCCTGCGCTGTTAGTCTTAGGGACTTAAGGAGGGTTAACTATTTTTACCCCCACGTTTTACAAATAAATTCCCTAAGAGGTTGTACCAGGTTACTTTGGTCAGGGCTGGGAATGGAGCCTAGCCCCTAAACACCTTGAGCCTCTTAACCACACCACCTTTTGGAATACACGTAACCAGGTCTGTTAGGCTATGTTCTTTGCAGTTCATGAGAGGTACAGTTGAAGTGCTCTCACCAGCAGAGAGCTCTTAGTCATACCTGATAGCGTTTTAGAGCAGTGGTGGTCTGACTAATTTTAAGGTGCAACTTGAAAATTTTGAAAGGAGCCATTCAGGATAGTTCCTTGCATACAGTAGAAGATTTGACTTAGTTGCTACAACTGTTTTACTGTGAAGCTGAGGCTCTGAAGGGAGATATTCTCAATTTTAGAAGAATTGTAAAGTTCCCTCAGTTTTACCACAGACTTCTCTATAGTGTTGAAGAGCTAGCTGATTTCAGAGTTTTGGGAGCTGCTACTCTTTTCTTCTGAGATTTTTCAACCCAGACAGTCTTGCAGTGAAGTTGTGATGCAGGACGTCATCTTTACCATCTTGATTGCTGAAGAATTTGATATTCTTTAGCACATCTGTagagtggtggttttgtttttttggttggtttgttgttgttcccttcccccccccccccgccccggtcttGATCCATCCTGCTGGGTCATACTGAAGATGCTGTTGTTTGCTCTGAAGTAGGATTTCCAATGCCACAATCCTCTGCTACTTCCAGTCACAGACAGCAGTGCATCATCAGAGAAGACAAGAGAATGTTTAGGATTACCAGCAGCACTGGATTTTTagggtggcagcagcagtgaaTCCTTCCAGGATCCTGAAGGAGGAGTTGTCCCGTTATTCTTCCTTGCCACCCCAGGCCAAAAcacttcctccctttcccccttcatgTCTCCCACAAGGATCTGAACTACCGTATTTTGCTAACTGTTGGGAGTGTTTATGGGAGTAGCTTTGTTTTAGTTCTATTTCAGTGAACCAAGGATGTTCCCAAGACCAAATATTCCCTGCAGTTGTTGTACACTAAGCTATCTCTGTAATTGTTGGTGCAGACTGCATTTGAAGTTTTGTTAGCATTGAATGAGTCCTTGTATGTTAAAATTGTCAACATCTTTATCTCTGCTCTACACAGACAGcattttccatggaaatgaaGAAACTTTCTACTGTAGGTCTCAGACCAGTTTGGACAGGTGTCCAGTGGATTTCAGCTACTTGAATGGTAACGGACCCAATGGGAGCGTATGCAGTGCCCACAGCATGAACTCCCTCAATCGCTCACAGAACTTCATCCAGGCATCTCCAATGTCCTCAAATCTGAGCATCCCTGGAAGCGACATCATGAGAGCAGACTATATCCCCAGCCACAGACATAGTGCAATCATAGTACCATCTTACCGGCCAACTCCAGATTATGAAACTGTCATGAGGCAAATGAAGAGAGGGGTGATCCAGATGGATAGCCAAAGTCAGTCTTTGAGGAATCTCAATATAGGAAACACACATGCTTATAACCAGCCGGAAGACCTAGTTTACAGTCAGCCCGAGATTCAAGAGAGACATCCTTACACGATTACATACGGGCCCCAGGGTGGTGCCTATAACAAGCCTGTTGCCCCCTCTGACCAAATGAACCCTAATAATGCTGTGCAAAATAAGACAGCAGCCAGTGCCATATCCCACACCGTCAGCACACCAGAACTGGCTAAcatgcagctgcagagcagccagagTTACAACACCGCACACATGTTAAAGAACTATCTCTTCAGACCCCCACCTCCATACCCACGCCCACGTCCTGCCACTAGCACGCCAGACCTGGCAAGCCACCGGCACAAGTATGTCAGTGGGAGCAGTCCTGACTTGGTCACTCGCAAAGTCCAGCTCTCAGTAAAGACCTTCCAAGAGGACAGCTCGCCGGTCGTCCGTCAGTCACTGCAGGAGGTCAGCGAGCCCCTCATGGCAGTGAAGCATCATGCAGCTGTGAACAAGCGCCATAGTTTGGAGGTCATCAGCAATATGGTACGTGGTATAGAAGCCATGGCATTAAAAACTTTAAATGCCCCTCTGCCGCGCAGGAACACTTTGCGGGAGCAGGTGCAGCCAGAAGAGTCGGTTCAGATGGGGCATGAAGTCCAGCAGGTTCCTCATTATCATCATAAAAAAACATTCTCTGATGCCACCATGTTGATACACAGCAGTGAAagcgaagaggaagaagaaaccccAGAATCTATGTCACGAATAACAGCCCTCCATGAGAATATGGAATATAGTGCTCAGCTGCAAGCTGCCTTGGCTAGAATACCAAATAAACCTCCCCCAGAGTATCCTGGGCCTCGTAAAAGCGTCAGCAATGGAGCCCTGAGGCAGGACCATGTTAGCATTTCTGTGGCTGTAGCCAGGGCCAAGGCCATGAGGCCAGGGCCTTCCAAAGCCATTAGTGTCTCTCGAACTGATCAAATGGCAATAAACGGGTCTTCGCTCGGGCCCTCTATCTCAGAGCCTGACCTCACGAGTGTGAAGGAGAGGGTCAAGAAAGAACCTGTCAAGGAAAGGCCCGTGTCTGAAATGTTTTCTATTGAGGACAGCATTATAGAAAGAGAAATCATGATGAGGGTAAGTGTCTTCCCCCTGTTACAGTGGCTTCTTGGAAATTAGTAATCATACAAGTTAGTTTCCATACCAGAAAACTGTTAAGTCAGGAACCTGTGGGGAACACGTGGGTGGGAAGATGTTGATTTGCTTAAAGTTAGGAAACGTGATATTAAGTGCCACATACAATTTGGTTTCATGGGTCTGTGCGGCCACCAAAGAGGCTGATCCTGTGCACTTGCACTTCTGTTGGGCTTGTTTGCTTCCTCCGCTGTGGTTATTTGGCTGCTGGCCAGATCTGCATCGGATCCAGCTGATGATGCCACCACcctggcagcagtgccagcccgAGGTGGGTGGCAGAGCACGCAGCTGGGTGACGAGGAGGCTGACCGCAAAGCCCCCCTCAATGACTGCTCCCCTTCTGCCTGCACAGATCTCTAAACCCCGTGGGTTCGAGGGCAGGATGAGTCTGAAATGTGTTTGCTGAGGTGAGCAAGAGATAGCGTTTTACTTCTGCTTTGCAGGGATGTTAAGTGTCACATAATATATAACATAATGGAAACATTTGAGtttttcaaattatctttttgcttttcctgccacTTTCTATAGCATAGTTATCTGAATAAAACACTGGTAGCTGTAGAATATGGATTGCTGGTTTTGCCAAAAACTGAATGAGTGACTGGATGTCTAATTACAGAAGTGACAGATATAAAGGCTGGGTGGTTGAAGATCTggattggttttggttggtttctttttttaatgtgcttaagTGTGAGAAATAGAGTACATGAAACTTGTAATGAGTTTAGAATAAAAGGTATTTAAAGGCTTCAGTGCTGCTGCAAGGATTGGTGGAAATATGGGGGGTGCTTACCGTTGAGTGACTTACGTGTCTGCTTGATGGAACTCTCTGGGAAGTGCAACTACAGTCGCAGAAAGCGAAGTGTGTGCCGTGGTTCTCTTTTTCAGAATTGAGGTCTGAAACATAAACAATTCCTGAAACAAGTTAGTTAATGTAGCACCTAAATGGTCCAGAGCAGAAAAGAGTTTGTCAAGTACTGGATCAGTAACTAGTTAGATTTAAATACtagtgtatattaaaaaaaaaatttctaaacatATGAATAGTGCTTCTTGTTCGTTGGTGATCCTTACACACTGATGTTATGGTTAGGAATCGGACTTGGGACACTAAGTTGCATCATGAAGACTGAATTTACTCCTTGCAGAATCTTAaactttaaatgtaaaatagATACTTGACTATAAAACATAATCTTTCATGAAAGACTGTTGTAAACACCAGTGTAACAACAAGCATAGATATGCTCCTTTGATcttctgaggaaagaaaacatactgAGAAGCAGGAACCCAAAGGATTTAGGATGGAAATGAAGGTAAGAAGAGAGCTTGGAGATGTCGTTTGAGTACTCTTCCTCTGAATAATCATTCAGATCGGCCTTTGGTCAAAAggtgctgcttgctgctgctgctgttttgaaaaCGAAGGGATGGTCTTACCATTAAGCTTTTAAGGTGGTTTCAGCCTAGATCAGCAGTCTTAACACATGCAGACCCTCCTTTTGTCATAGAAATGACATGTTATATTAATGGTAATTTGATGACCTTGATCTTTTAAACACAGACTTTTCTATTTTACCTTgcaagtagtaataataataaaatccccaaacaaagaaaaaatacttgtattttcctgctttctggaagtaagaaaagaaggaagagtgGTTTGAGaattttgatttgggtttttttgtttattttttacttagTGCTCTGGAGAAACCCAGTGGTGAGGAAAAAGCTGAcaggcttttgaaaaatcaagcCATTTACGTATGTCTGAGGGCGTTCAGGTTCAGTAGTGTGTTTCCAGGAGCTGAGCTTGGCCTGTGTGGTGACCACAGCTTCCATATGCATGCTGAGAACCGGGCTTCCCTTGAGCTCATCTCTCCTTCCAAATCCGGCAGAAAGAACTGTTAaggaaatagaataaaatatccATAATTCGGCTCCTTCTAGAGGTGGTCTGTCTTCTTGCTTGATATTTCAGCTCCCGGTGGCATAAGGAGGGCAGCAGGATGAATTTGAAATTCATACGCGGGTTCTCCGTGTCGCAGCGTAATATGATGCATGAATATGATAAATGATAGCCCTCCCTGGCTGCTGTTATCTTCAGTTTTTGGGATTTGTGAGCTTAGTTTTTAGTGTGAAATATATCATGGGTGCTATTTGAATCACCATAATAGCTGAGTGCATCAGAAGACTTCTCATTTTTAGTATTACcatcacagaagagaaacaactGTTCTGTGTTTTACTGTTTGTTGTAATAGATTGAAATTATTGCTTTATAAAAGATGCCCCAGGTATCTTGACTACAGTAGCGCTCCTTTAGAGTAGCAGGGTGATGCTTTGTGTGCCCTACATTCAGAATAATGTTTGCAGAAAAATGCTCGAGATTGTATTTGTTATGTCTTTTGATGGCATGTAAACTGTATTATACGCTGGGATTGcttctttgaaattaaaattctgtgcTCATGTAGGAGCAGGCCTTTGAGGAATAACAGGAAGAATAGAGGTTGTATTTGAATTTACGATGCTAATGGTGATCATCTGCATTCCTTGGCCAGAGAGTTGCAGattttggagattaaaaaaacaTTCCAGCATTTTACTGGCATTATAAATAATCACACAGAGATGAAAACGTGCCTTTTCTTGCCAAAAGAATCTAGAAAAGCAGAAGATGGCAGGCCTGGAGGCCCAGAAGAGGCCCTTGATGTTGGCAGCACTGAACGGACTCTCAGTTGCTAGGGTTCCAGTGCCGGAGGACAGCCAGGATGAAGTCGCCAAGGTGCCAATGGATGAGAGGGTAAGATGGAGGCTCATGAAATGTTGCTTGCTCCCTTTGTTCCCAGCAGCATGAAGTttctaaaatactaaaatttgttttaaaatgtgaaaaactctCTTTTAAAAGTTGCCAGAGCCATTAATGAAAAAGGTCTGTGGCTAACACTGGTACGTCTTTGGATGCTGACAAAGCGTTAAATGTCTCGAATGTTTACTGAAGTTGATAAAAATTGAGGCTGTTTACCATTTCACCTGACCATACAGTGTCATACAAGATCAAGCTGTAAATCtaaaattttgcatatttttcatttgatcAGGCAGTCTTTCTACAGTGGTCATCCATAGAAACCATATTGCATGTTCTGATGCAGCTAAAGAATTCAGTTAATGTCTCTAACAggattaaattaaaagaaaaaaataaaaggttgtcTGCCTCCTGATGTTTGCAGATGCGggtgtgtgcatgtatatggaatttcagaaattaaaaacagttgCTGTTTTTTGAGAGGCATAGATTAAGATTTGAGAGGCATATTTGCAAAAAAACTTTCTGGCTTTCTGGATAGAAATTTGCAGCCTTGTGTTGTCTGGTATGCAGGCGACAGAACGTCCGCCTGTACGTATGCGGGGTTTTGTTCAACTACAGCAATTGCAGGTGTGCAAGTTAGGGAGTATTTTGAAAACGTGGACCGCATCGCGCTTCTCGCAGTGTGATCCTCCTAAAATgataaatttaaaatagttttacaaGTATCTGTTGTGGTTGAAATCACATGCAAATTCATGCTGAACCAGGGTTGTACTTAATATGGCTTTGCTTTTTATGGTATAAGTCTTAAAAAATGTGGAGGtggaatgtaaaaatgtaaaaatttgcTTGTGGATTCATTCAGTAGAAGTGTGTCACCTTTCCTCAGATAACTGCAACTGAAAAAAGAAGGGAGCAAGAGAACGCTATGGCTGTATGTTGAAATTCAAAGAACTGGTGGATGGGTCTAGTCGTAAACATTCTTCCAGGAGGAATTAATGGATCGGTGTTCCTTTTTGTTAAATCTTAGTGCAAAATCTTGAAGAGGAAGTTGGAAGAGGGGATGGTGTTTACAGAATATGAGCAGATTCCAAAGAAAAAGGCAGACGGGATCTTCACCACTGCTGCCTTGCCTGAAAACACTGAGCGCAACCGCATCAGGGAGGTTGTTCCTTATGAAGAGAACCGAGTAGAGCTGGTGCCGACCAAAGAAAATAACACAGGCTACATCAACGCTTCACACATAAAGGTAAAAGCTTTCTTGaacttttctttgcaaatgaagGTATGTTAAAGCTTTGTTTGCGTTTCTGGATGTGCAGCAGCATTTTCTGTAACTCTGGCAATTCTGAAAAGGTAGACTAATCAAAACGCATCATTGTACCTTTGTGTCAGCATGGGCATCTCTAAAGTCCCCTATCAACTCACATGCATGAGATGATTTATTTGCTAGAGACTGGCAAGTCATTTTAGAGAGGCATCCTTACTTTATAATGCCCACCTCCGCCAGATGGCCGTGTAACATCTCTGTGGGTTAATGTAGAAAGAGATGCCATGTTTCTTAAATCCTATGAAAATGCATTAGATCAGCCCCAATACCTATGACGTAGTGTGGTTGTCATGACCCTGTACCTGAAAGAAAGAGCAGCTAAGTGCAGGGCAAGGAGATGTGACTCCTAGAGTGGAATATATTCAGAGTTTCCAACACTGGAAGCTGTCAAGAGACACAAGCAGCTACTGGCAGACTTTGTCTACTCGGTCAGTATGTGTTCTGATAGATCAGTCCCAATAGCCTCGCAGGCCACTGTGGGACTACACCAACCCATGCAGAATGAGTCCCTGCAACTGACTGGTGCAGCCTGAAAGAAATACTGCACAAGGTTTGACTGATGTATTTTTCTATTTACTAGCATATAggataagatttttaaaaaggatgtaGCTTCATCCATGCAGTTCCATGTCCAAAGAAAAAGTATTTGGTTATGAGTAATGCAAGTTCACATAGATACAgcaattatatatttataaataacatctttcttccttttataataAGAGttgagtgatttaaaaaaaaaaaaatctaagtatgTGTTGATAAAGAGAACACCTTACTAACGAGATCCCTGTGTCTCTGGATACTGCATTCGACTTCTGTGTTTCAGAATAAGTCTTTTATCAAGACACTTCAAATTTCTTCTTGTAATTCAATGTAGAAATAACTTAAGATACGATCTGACTCTGTTACTTACAAATGTGGCCAGTTTCAACAGTGAACTATCCTGCGGTGGCTGCAgatgcttgtttttctttatgcttcCAGTACTATTTGCAAAGTCCTTTGTTGGCTTTTACTCTACTCTGAGAGAAGTAACAGCACTCGTCTCCCTCAGATGACAGATTCTCTTGTCAGAGAGGCctgtctgctttttctcattgtcaaaatctgaattaaaaaaaataatcaaaaataataaataacacatcttgttaaattaatattttcgGGGAGTAAAAGCCGTTTAAAGAGACTTGCTGGCCACCTTGGTTGTGATTTACAGTGTTAAATGCTGTTGATTCAAAACACTTTCTGAACCAGGATCCTGGCAGGTTATCACTTTTCTACATAGCCTGGTAGGTAGCAGATACTGAGTTTTTGCATAATCGGACGTTGCCATGATGATGGATTTCTGAGCCCAAAATTTTTCATCTACTTTGTtagaaggccaaaaaaaaaaagagattcctaACATAAATTATGCCCACAAAGCAATACTAGCCAGAAAACCAGTTTGGGTCCACATTTTACCTTTGTGTCAGTGTTGGACACTCATGCATCTCGCATTCATAGAGCACCCAGGAACACGCACAAATGTTTTAGCACATGACAGTGGTCCTTGCCAGTATTTTCCTCTCGCACTCGTAACGGCGCGTATGAAAGCCAAGCAGATGCGCTTTTGCTTAGAAGGTGAAATCGCATCTGCAAAATTTACCTCGGTAGCACAGTGCGTGTGTGTATTTGCAGCCCTATATTCAATTTTTAATATCCTGCAGTCAGAGCATTAGAATGCAGTAAACATTCCAGGCATCCCATTCCCTCCAGACTATTTATGGTCCTTTCATATCATGTGCCAGGAGGCTGGATATTTGGACCAGAAGTCAGCAGACAAAGAAAACTCCTATATCATCCTGATAAGATCCATGCCTGGAGGATTCCAGCTCAGTCTGCGAGCCCCCGGTTTTACAGTATTTCTCTGCTTATTTACCATTGGCCTTTTGCTGTTAAGATACTAAAATCGTTCTCTATACCAGAGAGAAAAACTGTAATTCAATTTATGGATTAAGCAAAAAATTTCTTAAGAGCGCTTCATCTGACTGTTTGGGTTAGGTCACTATTAACTTAAAAAGCTGAGTAATACTCCACCAACACTCAGGACTGCAGACGAGCATGCAAGCGCCAGACCAGTCCAAGTGCAAGACGCCAGCTGGCGCTGCGCAGTTTGTATTTATTCCCACCTAGTACAAGAAGTTGGGGAGTTTACTTGTATTGGTCTTGCAGTGTTTAACCATCGTTCACGGAGGAGAATGCTGCATAGTGTGAAATAAGAAAAGGAGCTGGTGTACAGGGTTGAAACCCATTTTCAGTGCAGCGAAACATTCGTTATCGTACAAACACTGCGTTAGTTACAGGTGTAAAAACCCAAGTAAGTCAGCTTAATGAACAGCTGTTCGAATAACAAATAAATTTATTCTACTTCTGAAAATGTATTCAAAGACACGTACCTCAAACGTAGTATATGCTTAAACCTGTCAGAGTTATTGATTGTTCCTTGTAGTGTTGTCCACCAGCACCTTGATATTTATGGATGTGTCAGCATTTCTGTTGTAAATCTTCTCCTCTGGGATTTATATCTTTGTTGTGAGAAGTGGCTCTGGGCTAACATGTGGAATTAAGAGGTCTTAGCCTgagaaggaaaaagtattttaattttccaaaataattagttcatctgtgtttcctttttgctggCAAGCACACTTTAAAATCTAGTAGCTCTAGAAATGGTTTGGCTTTTTACCTagaatgttg containing:
- the PTPN14 gene encoding tyrosine-protein phosphatase non-receptor type 14; this translates as MPFGLKLRRTRRYNVLSKNCFVTRIRLLDSNVIECTLSVESTGQECLEAVAQRLELRETHYFGLWFLSKSQQTRWVELEKPLKKQLDKFANEPLLFFGVMFYVPSVSRLQQEVTRYQYYLQVKKDVLDGRLLPSLEQGIRLAGLAVQADFGDYNQFESHDFLREYVLFPMDWTQDEAVLEELTQKVAQEHRTHSGITAAEAELMYINEVERLDGFGQETFPVKDNHGNDIHLGIFFMGIFIKNRIGRKTVIYRWNDIGNIAHNKSSIVLELINKEENVLFHTDDLENAKYISRLFAARHKFYKQNKICTEQSSSPPPIRRRPTWSRSSLPRQHPFILPPMHVQCGEHYTETHNSQDSIFHGNEETFYCRSQTSLDRCPVDFSYLNGNGPNGSVCSAHSMNSLNRSQNFIQASPMSSNLSIPGSDIMRADYIPSHRHSAIIVPSYRPTPDYETVMRQMKRGVIQMDSQSQSLRNLNIGNTHAYNQPEDLVYSQPEIQERHPYTITYGPQGGAYNKPVAPSDQMNPNNAVQNKTAASAISHTVSTPELANMQLQSSQSYNTAHMLKNYLFRPPPPYPRPRPATSTPDLASHRHKYVSGSSPDLVTRKVQLSVKTFQEDSSPVVRQSLQEVSEPLMAVKHHAAVNKRHSLEVISNMVRGIEAMALKTLNAPLPRRNTLREQVQPEESVQMGHEVQQVPHYHHKKTFSDATMLIHSSESEEEEETPESMSRITALHENMEYSAQLQAALARIPNKPPPEYPGPRKSVSNGALRQDHVSISVAVARAKAMRPGPSKAISVSRTDQMAINGSSLGPSISEPDLTSVKERVKKEPVKERPVSEMFSIEDSIIEREIMMRNLEKQKMAGLEAQKRPLMLAALNGLSVARVPVPEDSQDEVAKVPMDERCKILKRKLEEGMVFTEYEQIPKKKADGIFTTAALPENTERNRIREVVPYEENRVELVPTKENNTGYINASHIKVTVGGEEWHYIATQGPLPHTCHDFWQMVWEQGVNVIAMVTAEEEGGRSKSHRYWPKLGSKHSSATYGKFKVTTKFRTDSGCYATTGLKVKHLLSGQERTVWHLQYTDWPDHGCPEEVQGFLSYLEEIQSVRRHTNSVLDSSNNCNPPIVVHCSAGVGRTGVVILTELMIGCLEHNEKVDVPVMLRHLREQRMFMIQTIAQYKFVYQVLIQFLQNSRLI